DNA from Mesotoga sp. Brook.08.105.5.1:
TTTCTTACCCACTGAACTAAGGCTTTGTTTAGCCGACTCAGTACTGTATACATTTCAAATCTGCGAAAGTGTCCGTAGTAGTTTATCCAACCTCTTATTACCGGGTTGATCCTTTCTGAGAGTTCTTCAATACTCAGGTATGACTTGGTTTGAAGTCTCATTCTCCGGATCTTCTGTCTCATCGCCTTCTTTGCCTGTTCACTCACTGCAGGGGTGAAGCTGTAGAAGATCCTCCCATTTCTGTCTTTGCAGCTACGAACTCTGAAGGTGTATCCTAGAAAGTCAAAGCTTGTATTTGGATACTCGTCCTTCCTCTTATCGTCTTTGCAGTAGACAATACGGGTCTTCTCTGGATGAAGCTCCAGTTTGCATTCTTCCATTCTTTCTTTGAGACTTTCAAGAAGAAGCTGGGCTTCCTCCAGAGTTCTACAGTGTATCACTCCATCATCTGCATATCTGGCAAAGGGCTTATCCGGATGAGTCCTCTCCATCCACTTGTCGAAGGCGTAATGCATGAAGAGGTTAGCCAGTACAGGGCTTATTACCCCTCCCTGTGGCGTTCCCTTGCTCCTCTC
Protein-coding regions in this window:
- a CDS encoding reverse transcriptase domain-containing protein — its product is LLMRAVKKHVKIPWLKLYIERWLKAPFQKPNGRVEERSKGTPQGGVISPVLANLFMHYAFDKWMERTHPDKPFARYADDGVIHCRTLEEAQLLLESLKERMEECKLELHPEKTRIVYCKDDKRKDEYPNTSFDFLGYTFRVRSCKDRNGRIFYSFTPAVSEQAKKAMRQKIRRMRLQTKSYLSIEELSERINPVIRGWINYYGHFRRFEMYTVLSRLNKALVQWVRNKYKKRRGLTKAGKWLEALARREPHLFVHWTMGIFYMAG